The Cardinium endosymbiont of Culicoides punctatus genome has a segment encoding these proteins:
- the queA gene encoding tRNA preQ1(34) S-adenosylmethionine ribosyltransferase-isomerase QueA, translated as MKLSNFKFDLPEGSIAKYPIAEKQNARLMVVHKNSGQIEHKTFKDLPSYFNEGDSIVVNDSRVLPCKLYGYKEKTNAQVEVLLLRRLSQEDDLWDTIVEPARKIRVGNKIYFGNGELVAEIIDNTTSRGRTLKLSFEGTSEELYELINEIGYMPIPSHMGRPAELEDRTHYQTIFAKNVGSIVLPAAGLHFTPYLLKYLELQNIAVVPVTLHIGLGELKILDMEDLTKVRAASEYFTIPEGTATTVNNSIVNQKKICAVGTSVLRAIESSVAVSWQLNANSNWTNKFILPSCHFKICNALLTTFHLPSSISLINVASFGGEELILAAYAEAIKENYRFFLYGDSMLII; from the coding sequence ATGAAATTATCAAATTTTAAATTTGACCTACCAGAGGGTAGTATAGCAAAATATCCAATAGCTGAAAAACAAAATGCCCGTTTAATGGTTGTGCACAAAAATAGTGGACAAATAGAACACAAAACTTTTAAAGATCTTCCCTCCTACTTTAATGAAGGGGATAGTATTGTCGTTAATGATTCCAGGGTTTTACCTTGCAAGCTTTATGGTTATAAAGAAAAAACCAATGCTCAAGTAGAAGTGTTATTGCTAAGAAGGTTAAGTCAAGAAGATGATTTATGGGACACTATTGTAGAACCAGCACGTAAAATTCGTGTGGGTAACAAGATCTATTTTGGTAATGGTGAACTGGTAGCTGAAATAATAGATAATACGACCTCTAGAGGTCGTACACTCAAATTATCATTTGAAGGGACATCAGAGGAACTCTATGAACTTATAAATGAAATTGGTTATATGCCTATTCCTAGTCATATGGGTCGTCCTGCTGAACTAGAAGACCGAACCCATTATCAGACAATATTTGCTAAAAATGTAGGAAGTATTGTATTGCCAGCTGCTGGATTGCATTTTACCCCTTACTTGTTGAAATATTTAGAGCTACAGAATATTGCTGTAGTGCCCGTTACTCTGCATATTGGACTAGGTGAATTAAAGATACTTGACATGGAAGACTTAACCAAGGTTAGAGCAGCTTCTGAGTATTTTACCATTCCAGAAGGAACAGCAACCACAGTAAATAATAGTATTGTCAACCAAAAAAAAATATGTGCAGTTGGAACTTCGGTTCTAAGGGCCATTGAGTCTTCAGTTGCTGTATCCTGGCAATTAAATGCAAATAGTAATTGGACCAATAAGTTTATTTTACCATCTTGCCATTTTAAAATTTGTAATGCATTGCTGACGACGTTTCATCTTCCATCTTCTATATCTTTGATTAATGTCGCTTCCTTTGGAGGAGAAGAATTAATTTTAGCAGCTTATGCTGAAGCTATAAAAGAAAATTATAGATTCTTCTTATATGGGGACTCTATGTTAATTATATAA
- a CDS encoding BamA/OMP85 family outer membrane protein: MIDKSIGKVKRLLVLLFLYMVGFSSPVIGATSYIVRNVQVVGNTFIDKDILISLSGLQEGITIHPSSGQISNAIRKIAKHNGVKSVEIHLSDIDDTTGLATFIIHVEEYPVLSNYIIEGLKKKEQKTLLEKITINNEVALSPLFLHETATKIKQNFLEEGFGNVQVSMDLISKKEIEGKATLKIHINKGPKITINKIIFEGNEHIDTSLLIYNMKKIKEAPRFTLVKDVLKNIITLAPIRKRGILLELPKTMDEVMRYFSTHVSFSSSVFTQEKYLEAKENLILFYQSKGFRDVRIVEEQLSHISPNKLNIHIKIQEGKQYTVRSVKWVGNYLHSDQELDQLLHLQNGKVYDPVYINSRLNPGVTDKTINDLYTDNGYLFFRAEAVEVGIEDNQVDLEIRIHEGRQATINQIHIVGNTITHDYVIRRELLTLPGEKFSRRYIMGSLRNLVMLDLFKPEKLIPEIEPDEVRETVDITYSVVEKPKFDVNLKANYSEGIVFELVLGSNNISLGNLFTGKLPLGAAQHFHLTISFNGKNYRNLSFSFQEPWLWLGDSRYLFSLSVNDSHRTKNKEDYIPSQLDLLTNTKLFPYAELGYGKSFISSKGGKISLGKKLHGYWESHMGIDYHYHAYQHYELLEDNKKRSGRLHDFSLDFSLVHNNVNDVNFPTRGWSLANFLTLTPPYSLLGYNQTKKATIPCFKEFAKLMVDFSSFYRLPGDFILNLRGHAGFLTSLSKKEIGIFERFRLGGTSSISDTSALLGGNFIPLRGYPDDSLTPRHYKKNTNGGVLFNKFVSELRYPIIRTPTCIYLLGFIEMGDSWLAYSNYNPLSMKKSVGGGVRVILPIPMIPMLGLDIAYRLDAVKGISSRVNPIEFHFTFGPSIR; the protein is encoded by the coding sequence ATGATAGATAAAAGCATCGGAAAAGTTAAAAGACTTTTAGTGTTATTGTTCCTATATATGGTAGGATTTTCTTCTCCAGTTATTGGAGCAACCAGCTATATAGTACGAAATGTCCAAGTGGTAGGCAATACTTTTATAGATAAGGATATACTTATTTCCCTTTCTGGACTACAGGAGGGAATAACCATCCACCCATCTTCTGGACAAATAAGTAATGCTATTCGTAAAATAGCCAAACATAATGGAGTTAAATCTGTTGAAATTCATTTATCTGATATCGATGATACAACTGGATTGGCAACTTTTATTATTCATGTTGAAGAATATCCAGTACTAAGTAATTATATTATAGAGGGATTGAAAAAAAAAGAACAAAAAACACTCCTGGAGAAAATTACTATAAATAACGAGGTTGCGCTTTCTCCTTTATTTCTCCATGAAACAGCCACTAAAATTAAACAAAACTTTTTAGAAGAAGGATTTGGCAATGTACAAGTATCTATGGATTTGATTTCCAAAAAAGAAATAGAAGGCAAAGCTACATTGAAAATACATATCAATAAGGGACCTAAAATCACTATTAACAAAATTATCTTTGAGGGCAATGAACATATAGATACGAGTCTTCTGATATATAACATGAAAAAGATCAAGGAAGCTCCCCGTTTTACGCTTGTTAAAGATGTGCTCAAGAACATCATCACATTAGCACCTATTCGTAAAAGAGGCATTCTATTAGAACTACCAAAAACCATGGATGAGGTAATGCGTTACTTTTCAACCCATGTTTCATTTTCTTCATCTGTATTTACACAAGAAAAATACTTAGAAGCGAAAGAGAACCTCATTCTTTTTTATCAATCAAAAGGCTTTAGAGATGTACGCATTGTAGAAGAGCAGTTATCGCATATTAGTCCTAATAAATTGAATATACATATAAAAATACAAGAGGGTAAACAATATACTGTTCGTAGTGTTAAGTGGGTTGGAAACTATCTGCATAGTGACCAAGAGCTAGATCAATTGCTCCATTTGCAAAATGGGAAAGTATATGATCCCGTATATATAAATAGTAGATTAAACCCTGGAGTTACAGATAAAACCATTAATGATCTGTATACGGATAATGGATATTTATTTTTCCGTGCAGAAGCTGTTGAAGTAGGAATAGAAGACAATCAGGTAGATTTAGAAATTAGGATCCATGAAGGTAGACAAGCTACTATTAATCAAATACATATTGTTGGGAATACCATTACGCATGATTATGTTATTCGTCGTGAATTATTGACATTACCAGGAGAAAAATTCAGCAGAAGATATATAATGGGGTCCTTAAGAAATCTGGTTATGCTAGATCTTTTTAAGCCTGAGAAATTAATTCCAGAAATAGAGCCCGATGAAGTACGAGAAACTGTAGATATTACCTACTCAGTAGTAGAAAAACCTAAGTTTGATGTTAATCTAAAAGCGAATTATAGTGAAGGTATTGTATTTGAACTTGTATTAGGCTCTAACAATATTTCTTTAGGAAACCTTTTTACTGGAAAACTTCCATTAGGTGCTGCACAACATTTTCATCTTACCATATCGTTCAATGGTAAAAATTATAGAAATTTAAGTTTCTCTTTTCAAGAACCTTGGCTATGGTTAGGAGATAGTAGATATTTGTTTTCATTGAGTGTAAATGATTCCCATAGAACCAAAAATAAGGAAGATTATATACCTTCTCAACTAGATCTTTTAACAAATACAAAGCTATTTCCATATGCAGAACTAGGATATGGCAAGAGCTTTATCAGTTCCAAAGGAGGAAAAATTTCTCTAGGAAAAAAATTGCACGGCTATTGGGAAAGTCACATGGGCATAGATTATCATTACCATGCCTATCAGCATTACGAACTTTTGGAAGATAATAAAAAAAGATCAGGTAGATTACATGACTTTAGTCTTGATTTTTCATTGGTCCATAATAATGTAAATGACGTAAATTTCCCTACTAGAGGATGGTCACTAGCTAATTTTTTAACATTAACACCCCCTTATAGTTTACTTGGTTATAACCAAACAAAAAAAGCAACTATTCCTTGTTTTAAAGAATTTGCGAAACTTATGGTAGATTTTTCTTCTTTTTATAGATTACCAGGTGATTTTATATTAAATCTGCGTGGACATGCTGGTTTTTTGACTAGTCTTTCTAAAAAAGAGATAGGTATTTTTGAACGATTCCGTTTAGGTGGCACATCAAGCATTTCAGATACCAGTGCCTTACTAGGGGGCAATTTTATTCCTTTACGTGGCTATCCAGATGATAGCCTTACACCAAGGCATTATAAAAAGAATACCAACGGGGGTGTTTTATTTAACAAATTCGTTTCAGAATTGCGTTATCCTATTATACGCACCCCTACATGCATTTATTTACTTGGATTTATAGAGATGGGAGACAGCTGGTTAGCATACAGTAACTATAATCCATTAAGTATGAAGAAATCTGTAGGAGGTGGAGTTCGCGTTATTTTACCTATTCCTATGATACCCATGTTAGGGTTAGATATTGCCTATAGGCTTGACGCTGTAAAAGGTATTAGTAGTCGTGTGAACCCTATCGAATTTCACTTTACCTTTGGTCCTAGCATTCGGTAA
- a CDS encoding bifunctional UDP-N-acetylmuramoyl-tripeptide:D-alanyl-D-alanine ligase/alanine racemase, translated as MPLAYFNDLASITNGLTAIKIDNLPITELIIDSRNKITTPYPLFFAIVGINHNGHDYIEEAYKKGIRQFVVDHSYNLAITEHYSDVNMLWVTNTLEALQQFVAFYRSKYVLCVLGITGSNGKTIVKEWMHEFLSTKYKTLGSPYSYNSQVGVPLAVSLLRTTHEYAIFESGISKVGEMEKLAKIIQPTHGLFTNIGPAHSKGFQDQQQKVEEKAQLFKDCDTIYYCRDHQLIHETLQRLYGRSKRLRTWSRHSYDTDYFLMRYELPDSNKVSLQISTLRKKATFLTHFRDIASIENIVHCLAYLLDNGFKEEQIQPILLQLKPIAMRTTLKAGIHGCKIIDDSYTNDLTSTSVALDFMDQQQKLDQLNKTVIISDILQSQTVDKILYQELATLLAMHKVNRLIGIGPVISYHASLFCEQQSIFFHTTEAFLQHKPSFKDEIILVKGARTFQLERVVQAIEKNTHGTILETDLGALRDNLTWFRTKLHERTKIMAMVKASAYGSGSDDFELVSTLQRHGIDYLGVAYMDEGIRLRQQGITLPIMVMSPTSDGFNAMVAYQLEPVIYSLELLQELCSFLTEKSSIPIHIKLETGMHRLGIEEALIDPFITHLRTVYPHVASIFSHLVGSESKADDAYTLSQAERFIRMANAIESKLGNKPLRHLLNTNGILRFPQFQFDMVRLGIGLYGVGISKEIQHDLTPVSKLVTTISQIKYLKKGDSIGYNRKTIATQDMTIATIPIGYADGFSRVFGCERGHVVVHGKYCPVVGNVCMDMAMIDVSGIKAQRGDEVIIFGKEYSIDELAKRIGTISYELLTQISQRVKRVYHN; from the coding sequence ATGCCACTAGCTTATTTTAACGACCTGGCATCTATTACAAATGGATTAACTGCCATAAAAATAGATAACCTACCTATAACTGAACTTATTATAGATAGCCGCAATAAGATAACCACACCATATCCTCTTTTCTTCGCCATTGTTGGAATAAATCATAATGGACATGACTATATAGAAGAAGCTTATAAAAAAGGAATACGTCAGTTTGTTGTAGACCACAGCTATAACCTTGCTATTACAGAACATTATAGTGATGTAAATATGCTATGGGTCACCAATACACTAGAAGCATTGCAACAATTTGTAGCATTTTACCGATCTAAATATGTTTTATGCGTATTAGGTATTACAGGCAGTAATGGCAAAACTATTGTTAAAGAATGGATGCATGAATTTTTGTCTACAAAATACAAAACGCTTGGTTCACCATATAGTTACAATTCACAAGTTGGCGTGCCGCTTGCTGTAAGCTTATTGCGTACAACCCATGAGTATGCAATATTTGAATCTGGTATCTCCAAAGTAGGTGAAATGGAAAAGTTGGCTAAAATCATCCAGCCAACACATGGATTATTTACCAATATTGGCCCTGCACATAGCAAAGGATTTCAAGATCAACAGCAAAAAGTAGAAGAAAAGGCACAGCTCTTTAAGGATTGTGATACCATTTACTATTGCAGAGATCATCAACTTATCCATGAGACACTACAACGGTTATATGGCAGGTCTAAAAGATTAAGAACCTGGTCTCGCCACAGTTATGATACGGACTATTTTTTGATGCGTTACGAATTACCAGATAGCAATAAAGTATCATTACAGATTTCCACATTGCGAAAAAAAGCTACATTTCTAACCCATTTTAGAGATATAGCTTCTATAGAAAACATCGTACATTGCTTGGCCTACTTATTGGACAATGGTTTTAAGGAGGAGCAAATTCAACCCATACTACTACAACTTAAACCCATAGCAATGCGTACTACACTCAAAGCAGGTATACATGGATGTAAAATTATAGATGACTCATATACCAATGATCTAACCAGTACGAGCGTTGCATTAGATTTCATGGACCAACAGCAAAAGCTAGATCAGCTAAATAAAACTGTTATTATATCTGACATTTTGCAGTCTCAAACAGTGGATAAAATACTTTATCAGGAGTTGGCTACATTGTTAGCAATGCATAAAGTCAATCGGTTGATTGGTATTGGCCCTGTTATTAGTTACCATGCATCACTCTTTTGCGAACAACAAAGTATTTTTTTTCATACTACAGAAGCATTTCTCCAACACAAGCCATCTTTTAAAGATGAAATTATCTTGGTAAAAGGAGCACGCACTTTTCAACTAGAACGGGTAGTTCAGGCCATAGAAAAAAATACGCATGGTACTATTCTAGAAACAGATTTAGGGGCTCTTAGAGACAATCTCACTTGGTTTAGAACCAAATTGCATGAACGGACCAAAATCATGGCCATGGTTAAAGCATCAGCCTATGGTAGTGGTAGTGATGATTTTGAGCTTGTTTCAACGCTGCAACGCCATGGTATAGATTATTTAGGTGTTGCCTATATGGATGAAGGCATTCGCTTGCGACAACAAGGCATTACTTTACCTATTATGGTTATGAGCCCAACTAGTGATGGGTTTAATGCAATGGTAGCCTACCAGTTAGAACCAGTGATATATAGCCTTGAACTTTTGCAAGAATTATGTAGTTTTTTAACAGAAAAATCAAGTATACCTATTCATATTAAGCTAGAAACAGGCATGCACCGTTTGGGTATCGAAGAAGCACTCATTGATCCATTCATCACTCATTTAAGAACCGTTTACCCACATGTAGCAAGTATTTTTAGTCATCTAGTAGGCTCTGAGTCTAAAGCTGATGATGCTTATACACTTTCACAGGCAGAAAGATTTATACGTATGGCTAATGCTATAGAAAGTAAATTGGGAAACAAGCCTTTAAGGCATCTGTTAAATACAAATGGTATTTTACGGTTTCCTCAGTTTCAATTTGATATGGTTCGGTTAGGTATCGGTCTATATGGCGTGGGTATAAGCAAAGAAATACAACATGATCTAACACCAGTGAGTAAACTTGTAACAACAATATCTCAAATTAAATACCTAAAAAAAGGGGACAGCATAGGATACAATCGAAAAACTATAGCCACACAAGATATGACCATTGCAACCATACCAATAGGCTATGCAGATGGATTTAGCAGGGTATTTGGTTGTGAAAGAGGACATGTAGTTGTTCATGGAAAATATTGCCCTGTTGTGGGCAATGTATGTATGGATATGGCTATGATTGATGTAAGTGGTATCAAAGCTCAAAGAGGAGATGAGGTCATTATTTTTGGCAAAGAATACTCCATAGATGAACTAGCGAAGCGGATTGGGACGATTTCTTATGAATTACTTACACAAATAAGTCAACGAGTAAAACGAGTCTACCATAATTAG
- the rsmH gene encoding 16S rRNA (cytosine(1402)-N(4))-methyltransferase RsmH, with translation MPTTISKSYHIPVMLDEVIQGIRIVPTGKYVDLTFGGGGHAKKIVDMLSTGHLFAFDRDADTAEIACSFPSHYLTFTRAPFRFAKEFLYFYGAGQVNGLLADLGVSSHQIDTPERGFSTRFDGILDMRMDIHSPRTAQTIINRYNVTQLAEVLHYYGEIANALSVAKAIIKARTHRPIETTGQLKDLVVPFAPKSKENQYVSKIFQAFRIEVNNELAELESLLNQSAQIIKPGGRMAIISYHSLEDRLVKNFLNTGNILGQIQQDGYGNILRPFSPLQKKPLIPSEKELSQNKRARSARLRIGIRVE, from the coding sequence ATGCCTACAACTATTTCAAAAAGCTACCATATACCAGTAATGTTGGATGAAGTCATTCAAGGAATTCGTATTGTACCAACAGGTAAATATGTAGACCTTACATTTGGAGGTGGGGGGCATGCAAAAAAAATAGTTGATATGCTTTCTACAGGACATTTATTTGCTTTTGATAGAGACGCAGATACAGCCGAAATAGCCTGTTCTTTTCCGAGTCATTATTTAACGTTTACCAGGGCACCATTTAGATTTGCAAAAGAGTTTCTTTATTTCTACGGGGCAGGCCAGGTAAATGGCCTCTTGGCAGACCTTGGTGTTTCTTCTCACCAAATAGATACTCCAGAACGTGGCTTTTCTACAAGATTTGATGGCATATTAGACATGAGAATGGATATACATTCTCCTCGTACCGCACAGACCATTATTAATAGGTATAATGTAACACAGCTTGCTGAAGTACTGCATTATTATGGGGAAATTGCTAATGCACTATCTGTTGCCAAGGCAATTATAAAGGCACGTACCCATAGGCCTATTGAAACTACTGGCCAACTAAAAGATCTTGTTGTGCCATTTGCACCAAAATCTAAAGAAAACCAATATGTATCAAAAATCTTTCAAGCATTTCGAATCGAGGTGAATAATGAATTGGCAGAACTAGAATCTCTGCTCAATCAGAGTGCTCAAATTATAAAACCTGGTGGACGTATGGCCATTATTTCCTATCATTCTTTAGAAGACCGACTGGTGAAAAACTTTTTAAACACTGGAAATATTTTAGGTCAAATCCAACAAGATGGGTATGGCAACATATTACGTCCATTTTCACCTCTGCAAAAGAAGCCCCTTATACCATCCGAAAAAGAATTAAGCCAAAATAAACGTGCCCGTAGCGCCCGTCTACGCATAGGCATTCGTGTTGAATAA
- a CDS encoding AAA family ATPase: MISNKKNKGIHTCLLACLILSVFACNTKNSLEAKGVKRTVDDIELERCVRSRSNLIPIGDASIQNILDSGFYADKTKFIGSLLMTTTGKSKVLIRPRRFGKSALISTIATIAEGEISKTLFEGCYIHSGKFKYYNPRLNVIEKKTYDWKKYPVIRLDFSQLNNKTPDGLEQDIMEVLDEIASRYNIVIEGKSYQAKYRKLLNKLITLKHDYEPKVIVLIDEYDSPMIKFKFDSKAYNARKEILASFYKIVKSCAKDCKLIFLTGVTNFSLSDLESGPNNIVDISLSRDASSVAGYTEEDVRRLFAYELEYIAKEKNKVRDKETTEEQSIDTVINDLKDYYDGYQFSQSGIRLFNPTSILYFFKEEGAFRNYWYKTGDPTLLLKQIQKDIDRFTNVEWDKLIFKATTNELMSTEDNEDIDLIPLMYQTGYLTIDSYNSQKDQYILTFPNQEVRESLHKNLAKVALKKQKEYGAEWSDSILKSLHKEKWHDFLLMLYNRCFSNTSYLFIENEEKSFHRALYLFLVGACHDKDGITVSVEEHSGSGRPDIVINDHNHKTVYILELKKNGSANEALQQIEDRNYDKKYHKDYKRVINMGLNCIFDTQTINKNPNHRNINESSIVVKRKKSNDSLRFLQDNKQYFERKDGDFVLSNKTTTRKGKTRNKGV; this comes from the coding sequence ATGATTAGTAATAAAAAAAATAAAGGCATTCATACATGCTTATTGGCATGCCTTATACTGTCTGTCTTTGCATGTAACACTAAAAATAGTTTGGAAGCAAAGGGCGTGAAGAGGACAGTAGATGATATTGAATTGGAGCGTTGTGTAAGGAGTAGAAGCAATCTTATCCCTATTGGAGATGCTTCTATCCAGAATATTTTAGATTCTGGGTTCTATGCCGATAAAACAAAATTTATTGGATCGCTCTTAATGACAACAACAGGCAAATCAAAAGTTTTAATACGTCCTCGTAGATTTGGCAAGTCTGCACTAATATCTACCATTGCTACAATAGCAGAAGGGGAAATAAGTAAAACGTTATTTGAGGGATGTTATATTCATAGTGGCAAATTTAAGTATTATAATCCAAGGCTTAATGTTATAGAAAAAAAAACATACGACTGGAAAAAATACCCAGTAATTAGATTGGATTTTTCTCAACTAAATAATAAAACACCAGACGGACTAGAACAAGATATCATGGAGGTACTGGATGAGATTGCTTCACGTTATAATATAGTAATAGAAGGAAAGTCATATCAAGCCAAATATAGAAAACTTTTAAACAAGCTCATAACGCTAAAGCATGACTACGAACCTAAAGTAATTGTCTTAATAGACGAATACGATAGTCCTATGATTAAGTTTAAATTTGATTCTAAAGCGTATAATGCGCGTAAAGAAATATTGGCTTCTTTTTATAAAATAGTTAAAAGCTGTGCAAAAGATTGCAAATTGATATTTCTCACGGGTGTAACCAATTTTAGTTTATCTGATTTAGAATCAGGGCCAAATAATATTGTAGATATATCTCTAAGCAGAGATGCTTCAAGTGTTGCTGGGTATACAGAAGAAGATGTAAGAAGGTTATTTGCATATGAGCTAGAGTATATTGCTAAGGAAAAAAACAAAGTAAGAGATAAGGAAACTACAGAAGAGCAATCTATAGATACCGTTATAAATGACTTAAAGGATTATTATGATGGATACCAATTTTCTCAATCTGGTATCCGGCTATTTAATCCGACCTCTATATTATATTTTTTTAAAGAAGAAGGGGCATTTCGGAATTATTGGTATAAAACTGGAGATCCTACTTTACTATTAAAGCAAATACAAAAAGATATTGACAGATTTACTAATGTGGAGTGGGATAAATTGATATTTAAAGCGACTACAAATGAGCTCATGTCAACAGAAGACAACGAAGACATAGATCTAATCCCTCTTATGTATCAAACAGGTTATTTAACAATAGATAGTTATAATTCCCAAAAAGATCAATATATATTAACATTCCCTAATCAAGAAGTTAGGGAGTCATTACATAAAAATCTAGCAAAGGTTGCTTTGAAGAAACAAAAAGAATATGGTGCCGAATGGAGCGACAGCATTTTAAAGAGCTTACATAAAGAAAAGTGGCATGATTTTTTACTGATGTTATATAATCGTTGTTTTTCTAATACCAGTTATTTATTTATTGAAAATGAAGAAAAAAGTTTTCATCGTGCGCTTTATTTATTCTTAGTTGGTGCTTGTCATGATAAAGATGGCATAACGGTTTCTGTAGAAGAACATTCAGGTAGTGGACGTCCGGATATAGTAATTAATGACCATAATCATAAAACCGTTTATATTTTAGAACTAAAAAAGAATGGAAGTGCTAATGAAGCGTTGCAACAAATAGAAGATAGAAACTACGATAAAAAATATCATAAAGATTATAAAAGGGTGATCAATATGGGATTGAATTGCATTTTTGATACGCAAACAATCAATAAAAACCCTAACCATCGCAATATAAATGAATCCTCTATAGTAGTAAAACGCAAAAAAAGCAATGATAGCTTAAGGTTTTTACAAGATAATAAGCAATATTTTGAACGTAAAGATGGGGATTTTGTATTATCCAATAAAACAACTACACGGAAAGGGAAAACAAGAAATAAAGGGGTATAA
- a CDS encoding GNAT family N-acetyltransferase yields the protein MYSQVKSLSEVPRLVEITSDLSIQQLNESHAAELFSLTDKNRVYLKKWLPWLDTCTQESDTLNFIMRTKDAVVENSGLTFGIFYKRKIAGTISLNQIDWSDRKTDIGYWIGETFQGLGLATLACAKLVDIGFQQCNLKKISISCALENYKSQRIPIRLGFKETENVSKKENLHGTYVDHIVYTIDRDEIHYSLT from the coding sequence ATGTACAGCCAGGTTAAAAGCTTATCAGAAGTTCCTAGATTAGTAGAGATTACTTCAGATCTGTCTATTCAACAGTTGAATGAATCTCATGCAGCGGAATTATTTTCTTTGACCGATAAAAATAGGGTCTATTTGAAAAAATGGTTGCCATGGTTAGATACCTGTACTCAGGAAAGCGATACCTTAAATTTTATTATGCGCACAAAAGATGCTGTTGTTGAAAACAGTGGACTTACATTTGGTATATTTTACAAGCGTAAAATAGCTGGAACAATAAGTTTGAACCAGATTGACTGGTCAGATCGTAAAACAGATATCGGTTATTGGATTGGAGAAACATTTCAAGGCTTAGGTTTAGCTACATTAGCTTGTGCCAAACTTGTCGATATTGGGTTTCAACAATGCAATCTAAAAAAAATCTCTATTAGCTGTGCATTAGAAAATTATAAAAGTCAGCGTATACCTATACGATTGGGATTTAAAGAAACTGAAAATGTATCCAAAAAAGAAAACTTGCATGGAACTTATGTAGATCATATTGTTTATACAATAGATAGAGATGAAATACATTATAGCCTTACATAG
- the hflX gene encoding GTPase HflX — MLMHVNDQSDSDNNKSCKSAVLVALVIDRQPLKKTEEYLTELSFLAYTWGMKIMHKFIQRLDHPCRDTFVGKGKITEIAAFIKAENISFAIFDDELSPSQVRNLEKALSCQILDRNLLILNIFAMRASTQQAKTQVELAQYQYILPRLTRMWTHLSSQKGGSAGMRGPGEKELETDKRIIQDKITTLRKRLAKIENQSITRSKSRINFVRVALVGYTNVGKSTLMKLLTKSDVLAENKLFATVDATVRKVVLNGAPFLLTDTVGFIRKLPHTLVECFKYTLREIKEADLLLHVIDASHTSFHEQIGIVNQTLIEIGAEHIPRILIFNKMDAMEQIREKSDATIQELETQMDGALKELEGYASKHATEYPTVCISLKEGLNIEILKEVIVKNVENIRSSRYTTVDY, encoded by the coding sequence ATGTTAATGCATGTTAATGATCAGTCGGACTCTGATAATAATAAATCATGTAAATCGGCCGTTCTTGTAGCTTTGGTTATCGATCGTCAGCCTTTGAAAAAAACGGAAGAATATCTAACTGAACTATCCTTTCTTGCATATACTTGGGGTATGAAGATTATGCATAAGTTTATACAAAGATTAGATCATCCATGTCGTGATACTTTTGTGGGAAAAGGGAAAATAACAGAAATAGCTGCATTTATCAAGGCAGAAAATATTTCTTTTGCTATTTTTGACGATGAACTTTCTCCGTCACAGGTTCGAAATTTAGAAAAAGCATTGTCGTGTCAGATATTAGATAGAAATCTGTTGATTCTAAATATTTTTGCAATGCGTGCAAGTACGCAACAAGCAAAAACACAGGTAGAACTAGCACAGTATCAATATATATTGCCAAGGCTTACTAGAATGTGGACCCATCTTTCAAGTCAAAAGGGGGGTAGTGCAGGTATGCGTGGACCCGGTGAAAAAGAATTAGAAACAGATAAAAGGATTATTCAAGATAAGATCACCACGTTGCGCAAGCGATTAGCAAAAATAGAAAATCAATCTATAACGAGAAGCAAGTCTCGGATTAACTTTGTGCGTGTTGCATTGGTAGGTTACACTAATGTAGGTAAGTCCACACTAATGAAACTGCTTACTAAATCAGATGTTTTAGCTGAAAACAAGCTCTTTGCTACAGTAGATGCTACTGTACGTAAGGTTGTCTTAAATGGGGCTCCTTTTTTACTTACAGATACTGTTGGTTTTATTCGTAAATTACCCCATACCTTAGTAGAGTGCTTTAAATATACACTTAGAGAAATAAAAGAAGCCGATTTGCTTTTGCACGTTATTGATGCCTCTCATACCAGCTTCCACGAACAAATAGGTATTGTAAATCAGACATTGATAGAGATAGGGGCAGAGCATATTCCAAGAATTTTGATTTTTAATAAAATGGACGCTATGGAACAAATAAGAGAAAAATCAGATGCTACAATCCAAGAATTAGAGACTCAGATGGATGGTGCTTTAAAGGAATTGGAAGGATATGCTAGTAAACATGCTACTGAATATCCGACAGTATGCATTTCTCTAAAAGAGGGGTTAAATATAGAAATCTTGAAAGAAGTAATTGTAAAAAATGTAGAAAATATTCGATCAAGTCGATATACAACGGTGGATTATTAA